From Methanococcus maripaludis, one genomic window encodes:
- a CDS encoding Tfx family DNA-binding protein: protein MKSGTMESFLTEIQINVLNLRKRGHTQDEIANIMGTSRANISMIEKRARENIEKARNTLSIYNDIIAPSKIKIDKGTDVFNIPKIIFSKSDQDEIHVNYSSLQIMEFVNQNAQRYIKNRMVVEPFIVTILQNGDIFVHDYEESEQ, encoded by the coding sequence ATGAAAAGTGGAACTATGGAATCGTTTTTGACAGAAATTCAAATAAATGTGCTAAACCTCAGAAAACGAGGGCACACACAAGATGAGATTGCCAACATTATGGGGACAAGTAGGGCGAACATCAGTATGATCGAAAAAAGAGCTCGTGAAAATATTGAAAAGGCGCGAAATACATTGAGTATTTACAACGATATAATCGCACCTTCTAAAATTAAGATAGATAAGGGTACAGACGTATTTAATATTCCAAAGATTATTTTTTCTAAGTCAGATCAGGACGAAATACACGTAAACTACTCCTCACTTCAAATCATGGAGTTTGTAAACCAGAATGCTCAAAGGTACATTAAAAACAGAATGGTAGTGGAGCCATTTATTGTAACCATACTTCAAAACGGAGATATATTCGTTCACGATTATGAAGAAAGTGAGCAATAA
- a CDS encoding glutamine amidotransferase family protein, producing the protein MCGIIGFMSRTGRLISGDRIATALNCLKERGNGEGSGYVGYGIYPDYKDDYAIHVFLDATKDYDRIRHEVEEVLVKYGYILKDEEIPTEEGIIKQEQVSWRFFYRFDEKYIAVEEDMMVNIVMDINDRIDGAFVFSSGKNMGVFKAAAWPLEVAEYFKIDQYKGFQWLSHARYPTNTKGWWGGAHPFNLLGWSVVHNGEITSYGANKRYVESFGYKCKLLTDTEVVAYLFDLLIRKHKLPVEYAMSALAPRFWDEIESMSEEDKKIHEAIRMTYGGATMNGPFGIVVGTQEGMVFMNGEVEEGNTMVGLTDRIKLRPLVAAEKDDLLFVSSEESAIRKICPELDRVWMPDAGRMVIAKLEKKI; encoded by the coding sequence ATGTGCGGAATTATCGGATTTATGAGTAGAACTGGAAGACTTATTAGTGGAGACAGGATTGCTACAGCTTTGAATTGTTTAAAGGAAAGGGGAAATGGTGAAGGTTCCGGATACGTAGGATATGGAATTTACCCTGACTATAAGGATGATTATGCAATACACGTTTTTTTAGATGCGACTAAAGATTACGATAGAATTAGACACGAAGTCGAAGAAGTTCTTGTAAAATATGGATATATCTTAAAAGACGAAGAAATTCCTACCGAAGAAGGAATTATTAAACAAGAACAGGTTTCATGGAGATTTTTCTACCGATTTGATGAAAAATACATTGCAGTCGAAGAAGACATGATGGTAAATATCGTAATGGATATCAACGATAGAATTGACGGAGCATTTGTATTTTCAAGCGGTAAAAACATGGGGGTATTCAAAGCAGCCGCATGGCCTTTGGAAGTTGCAGAATACTTTAAAATTGACCAGTACAAAGGATTCCAGTGGCTTTCACATGCAAGATACCCTACAAACACGAAAGGATGGTGGGGAGGCGCGCACCCATTTAACCTGCTTGGATGGTCAGTAGTTCACAACGGAGAAATTACGAGCTACGGTGCAAATAAAAGATACGTTGAAAGTTTTGGATACAAATGTAAACTTTTAACCGACACAGAAGTTGTTGCATATCTCTTCGATTTACTTATTCGAAAACACAAACTCCCTGTAGAATATGCAATGAGTGCATTAGCTCCAAGATTCTGGGACGAAATCGAGAGCATGTCAGAAGAAGACAAAAAAATACACGAAGCAATCCGTATGACCTACGGCGGTGCAACAATGAACGGTCCTTTTGGAATTGTTGTTGGAACGCAGGAAGGAATGGTTTTCATGAACGGCGAAGTCGAAGAAGGAAACACCATGGTTGGATTGACAGATAGAATTAAATTAAGACCATTAGTCGCGGCAGAAAAAGACGACTTGTTATTTGTATCAAGTGAAGAATCAGCAATTAGGAAAATATGCCCTGAATTGGATCGAGTATGGATGCCAGACGCAGGAAGAATGGTTATTGCAAAATTAGAGAAAAAAATTTAA
- a CDS encoding Coenzyme F420 hydrogenase/dehydrogenase, beta subunit C-terminal domain, whose translation MKSYLNLKEEVWDKETCSGCGACVSVCPTENIYFKQQSPVQFDCDECACIIVPTEDGESPISAEFCKVTLYDVNCGACYSVCPRTKERHIFNLEKVPGRVIENYKAKSTLETKNIQSGGVVTAILANAFDEGLIDGAIVMLEDKWTMDPKSYLATSKEDVLKTAGSRYNWNVPILEVLKEAVMVKKLNKLAIVGTPCVINAVYHMMATSNDLVEPFKEAIRLKVALFCFETFDYDKMLKKIKELDVNPWDIKKMEIDKGKLIVSTIHGNVFSIKIDELDGMVRKGCKVCRDFTGISSDISVGNVGTPEGYSTVLIRNKWGKGFFDRTVINGYVSVEGEASLDSVISLSKKKMERKDVEF comes from the coding sequence ATGAAGTCGTACTTGAACTTAAAAGAAGAAGTATGGGATAAGGAAACATGCTCTGGTTGCGGTGCGTGTGTTTCTGTATGCCCTACTGAAAACATATATTTTAAACAGCAAAGCCCTGTGCAATTCGACTGTGACGAATGCGCATGTATAATTGTACCTACTGAAGACGGAGAATCTCCAATTTCAGCGGAATTCTGTAAAGTAACTCTCTACGATGTAAATTGTGGCGCATGCTATAGTGTATGCCCAAGAACAAAAGAAAGACATATTTTTAACTTAGAAAAGGTTCCTGGAAGAGTTATCGAAAACTATAAGGCAAAATCAACACTCGAAACCAAAAATATTCAAAGTGGTGGTGTTGTAACTGCAATTTTAGCAAATGCTTTCGACGAAGGGTTAATAGATGGCGCAATTGTAATGTTGGAAGACAAATGGACCATGGATCCAAAATCGTACCTTGCAACATCAAAAGAAGACGTATTAAAAACTGCAGGAAGCAGGTATAACTGGAATGTACCAATACTCGAAGTTTTAAAAGAAGCAGTGATGGTAAAGAAGTTAAATAAACTCGCAATTGTTGGAACTCCTTGTGTTATCAATGCAGTATATCACATGATGGCAACAAGCAATGATTTAGTCGAACCATTCAAAGAAGCAATAAGGTTAAAAGTAGCATTATTCTGTTTTGAAACCTTTGATTATGACAAAATGCTCAAAAAAATAAAAGAACTTGATGTAAATCCTTGGGACATCAAAAAAATGGAAATTGACAAGGGAAAACTTATAGTTTCAACTATACACGGTAACGTATTCAGCATCAAAATCGACGAGCTCGATGGAATGGTAAGAAAAGGATGTAAAGTTTGTAGGGACTTTACTGGAATTTCATCAGATATTTCAGTTGGAAATGTGGGAACTCCTGAAGGATATTCCACAGTTTTAATAAGAAACAAATGGGGCAAAGGATTCTTCGACAGAACTGTAATTAATGGATACGTTTCAGTCGAAGGTGAAGCTTCGTTAGATTCTGTAATTTCACTTTCAAAAAAGAAAATGGAAAGAAAAGACGTTGAATTCTAA
- the hmgA gene encoding hydroxymethylglutaryl-CoA reductase (NADPH), whose translation MENNVNIEEIVEKLIKKEIKVYQLDSEFGERNAVTARRKYLEKLSNVETRHIQEYTLDEKLAMQKNIENMIGAIQIPLGFAGPISINGKYAQGEFNVPFATTEGALVASINRGCSIITKCGGATVRVIDDKMTRAPIIKTNSIVDALKLKEWILDNFTKIKEVAESTTRHGKLIQISPILIVGRNVYPRFTFKTGDAMGMNMVTIATEKACSFIESELKKEGIIVDTVALSGNVCTDKKPAAINLIEGRGKSVVAEVFLKEEYVEKYLKTTSKAIEQVNTYKNLIGSAISSSLGFNAQYANIVGALFLATGQDEAHIVEGSMGITTAECTGDGLYFSVTLPDLPVATIGGGTRVETQRECLEIIGCAGAEKAVKFAEIAGAVVLAGELSLIGALAAGHLAKAHSELGR comes from the coding sequence ATGGAAAATAACGTGAATATTGAAGAAATCGTTGAAAAACTGATTAAAAAAGAAATAAAAGTTTACCAGCTTGATTCAGAATTTGGAGAACGAAATGCAGTTACTGCAAGACGAAAATACCTTGAAAAGCTATCAAACGTTGAAACAAGACATATTCAGGAATACACTCTTGATGAAAAACTTGCGATGCAGAAAAACATTGAAAACATGATTGGTGCAATTCAAATTCCACTCGGATTTGCGGGACCAATTTCAATTAATGGAAAGTATGCACAAGGTGAGTTTAACGTGCCTTTCGCGACTACGGAAGGTGCTCTCGTTGCGTCTATTAACAGAGGTTGCAGTATTATCACAAAATGTGGTGGTGCAACTGTACGCGTGATTGACGACAAGATGACCCGTGCACCAATAATTAAAACGAACTCTATAGTCGATGCTTTGAAATTAAAAGAGTGGATATTAGACAACTTCACGAAGATAAAAGAAGTCGCTGAATCTACAACAAGACATGGAAAACTAATTCAAATATCCCCAATTTTAATAGTTGGAAGAAATGTATATCCAAGATTTACATTTAAAACAGGAGATGCGATGGGGATGAACATGGTTACTATTGCAACTGAAAAAGCCTGTTCATTTATCGAATCGGAACTTAAAAAAGAAGGAATAATTGTGGATACTGTTGCATTGAGCGGTAATGTGTGTACTGATAAAAAACCGGCTGCAATAAATTTGATTGAAGGAAGGGGAAAAAGTGTTGTTGCAGAAGTATTTTTAAAAGAAGAATACGTTGAAAAATATTTAAAAACTACCTCAAAAGCGATTGAACAGGTGAATACTTACAAAAATTTGATTGGTTCAGCAATAAGTTCCTCTTTAGGCTTTAACGCGCAGTATGCAAATATTGTTGGAGCCCTATTTTTAGCGACAGGACAGGACGAAGCACACATCGTTGAAGGCAGTATGGGAATCACAACTGCAGAATGTACTGGCGACGGACTTTATTTCTCAGTTACGCTTCCAGATTTACCTGTAGCCACGATTGGTGGCGGAACAAGAGTTGAAACCCAGCGAGAATGTCTCGAAATAATTGGATGCGCGGGTGCTGAAAAGGCAGTTAAATTTGCAGAAATTGCAGGAGCTGTTGTTTTAGCAGGTGAATTATCACTTATTGGCGCCCTTGCTGCAGGACATCTTGCAAAAGCGCATTCTGAACTTGGAAGATAA
- a CDS encoding glutamate synthase-related protein, whose protein sequence is MIPSTVPPKYKVFVDPERCMLCERCTTECSWGVYRRQGNKILTYPNRCGACLRCVSNCPRDAITVTLNQSCGREHPVWTPEVKQDVVTQAKSGCILLSGMGNAKEYPIYFDKIVLDACQVTNPSIDPLREPMELRTYVGKKPEKLEFEYVEEEIDGKKVKKAKLETKIAPNIKLNTPIMIGHMSYGALSLNAHKAMAKAVKECGTFMGTGEGGLHRDLYGYSDSIITQVASGRFGVNSEYLNKGAAIEIKIGQGAKPGIGGHLPGEKVSAEVSMTRMIPQGSDAISPAPHHDIYSIEDLAQLIRSLKEATRWKMPVFVKISAVHNVAAIANGIATSDADAVVIDGFKGGTGAAPKVFRDNVGIPIEVAIAAVDDRLREQGNRHKISIIASGGIRNSADVFKSIALGADAVYIGTAAMVAMGCTVCGRCYTGQCAWGIATQKPELVKRLEVDDAARRVANLIHAWTHEIQELLGAAGINSIESLRGNRDRLRGVGLSEIELNTLGIKQAGM, encoded by the coding sequence ATGATACCTTCAACAGTTCCGCCAAAATACAAAGTTTTTGTGGATCCGGAAAGATGTATGCTTTGTGAACGATGTACTACTGAGTGTTCATGGGGCGTTTACAGAAGACAGGGAAATAAAATTTTAACTTACCCTAACAGATGTGGGGCATGTTTAAGATGTGTTTCAAACTGTCCTAGGGATGCTATCACTGTTACATTAAATCAATCATGCGGTAGGGAACATCCAGTATGGACACCAGAAGTAAAACAGGATGTTGTAACACAGGCAAAATCAGGATGTATTCTATTAAGCGGTATGGGTAATGCAAAAGAGTACCCGATATACTTCGATAAGATTGTTCTTGATGCATGTCAGGTAACGAATCCTTCAATAGATCCATTAAGAGAACCTATGGAACTTAGAACCTACGTTGGTAAAAAACCAGAAAAATTAGAATTTGAGTACGTTGAAGAAGAAATCGACGGTAAAAAGGTCAAAAAAGCAAAATTAGAAACAAAAATTGCTCCAAATATTAAATTGAATACCCCAATAATGATAGGACACATGTCATACGGTGCACTTTCATTAAATGCCCACAAAGCAATGGCAAAAGCTGTAAAAGAATGCGGAACGTTCATGGGAACCGGTGAAGGTGGACTTCACAGGGATTTGTACGGATATTCAGACAGCATCATCACACAGGTTGCAAGTGGTAGATTTGGTGTAAACAGCGAATACCTAAACAAAGGAGCAGCAATTGAAATTAAAATCGGTCAGGGTGCAAAACCTGGAATTGGTGGACACTTGCCTGGAGAAAAAGTGTCAGCAGAAGTTTCTATGACAAGAATGATCCCACAAGGTTCAGATGCAATTTCGCCAGCACCTCACCACGATATATACTCAATTGAAGATCTTGCACAGCTCATCAGAAGTTTAAAAGAAGCTACAAGATGGAAAATGCCAGTATTTGTTAAAATTTCTGCAGTACACAACGTAGCAGCAATTGCAAACGGTATTGCAACATCTGATGCAGATGCAGTTGTTATCGATGGATTCAAAGGTGGAACTGGTGCTGCACCTAAAGTATTTAGGGACAATGTCGGTATTCCAATCGAAGTTGCAATCGCAGCAGTAGACGACAGGTTAAGAGAACAAGGAAACAGACATAAAATAAGCATCATTGCAAGTGGAGGTATTAGAAACTCCGCAGATGTATTCAAGTCAATTGCACTCGGTGCTGATGCAGTTTACATTGGAACTGCTGCAATGGTTGCAATGGGCTGTACCGTATGTGGAAGATGCTACACAGGACAGTGTGCATGGGGTATTGCAACCCAGAAGCCTGAACTTGTAAAAAGATTGGAAGTAGACGATGCTGCAAGAAGAGTTGCTAATTTAATACACGCATGGACTCACGAAATCCAAGAATTACTTGGAGCTGCAGGAATTAACTCCATAGAAAGTCTCAGAGGAAACAGAGACAGGTTAAGGGGCGTAGGTCTTAGCGAGATTGAATTAAATACATTAGGAATAAAACAGGCAGGAATGTAA
- a CDS encoding mRNA surveillance protein pelota, whose product MKIIQEIPEKNIIKLIPENLDDLWHLSNIIQPYNAIYAVTERRTEDKGDKLRADRGTKRKVFLGIKAEKINFHEDFNRLRVSGKIIHAPEDIPIGSYHTIDIEPLLQVSVQKNWKKWDLARLKDAEDSSKKPKVVVVIMDDSEADIFLVREFGIKELASIKSGVSKKLDYKQNEQAKFSYYSDIINSISEFEGKILFAGPGFGKNNIQNYISEKHKDLAPNVVVESANHTGKSGLSEILKSGIIDKIYGEARISKETQIIEKLLEEISKKGLAAYGIESVNNAMNYSAIDTLLLTDEYLRRNRRTIEELMNSVENINGSILIISTEHDAGKQLKALGGISALLRFPIE is encoded by the coding sequence ATGAAGATCATTCAAGAGATACCTGAAAAAAATATAATAAAACTAATTCCAGAAAATTTAGATGATTTATGGCATTTATCAAACATAATACAGCCATATAATGCAATTTATGCAGTTACTGAACGTAGAACTGAGGATAAAGGGGACAAACTACGTGCAGATAGAGGAACTAAGAGAAAGGTTTTTTTAGGAATAAAAGCTGAAAAAATTAATTTCCATGAAGATTTCAATAGACTTCGGGTAAGCGGAAAAATTATTCATGCTCCAGAGGACATCCCGATTGGTTCATACCACACAATCGATATTGAACCTCTTTTACAGGTTTCAGTTCAAAAGAACTGGAAAAAATGGGATCTTGCAAGATTAAAAGATGCAGAAGACTCTTCCAAAAAGCCAAAAGTAGTAGTCGTTATTATGGATGATAGCGAAGCGGATATATTTTTAGTTCGTGAATTTGGAATTAAAGAACTTGCAAGTATTAAATCGGGCGTTTCTAAAAAATTAGATTATAAACAGAACGAACAGGCCAAATTTAGCTACTATTCTGATATTATCAATTCAATTTCAGAATTTGAAGGAAAAATACTCTTTGCAGGCCCAGGATTTGGAAAAAACAATATTCAAAACTACATTTCTGAAAAGCATAAAGATCTGGCTCCAAACGTGGTCGTGGAATCCGCAAACCATACTGGAAAATCAGGGCTTTCTGAAATATTGAAATCAGGAATTATCGATAAAATTTACGGAGAAGCAAGAATCAGCAAGGAAACACAAATTATAGAAAAATTACTCGAAGAAATTTCTAAAAAAGGTCTTGCAGCTTACGGAATTGAAAGTGTAAACAATGCAATGAATTACTCTGCAATCGACACCCTTTTACTAACTGATGAATATTTGAGAAGAAATAGGCGAACTATCGAAGAATTAATGAACAGTGTTGAAAATATCAATGGAAGCATACTTATCATTTCAACAGAACACGATGCAGGAAAACAGTTGAAAGCGCTCGGTGGAATTTCGGCACTGTTGCGGTTTCCAATAGAATAG
- a CDS encoding cache domain-containing protein: MKLSTKKLSTKLLFYSILTVLIPILILGVISTNTVKDSMEVQGQDAIEKDLGISEAMFEEHIEKLELFTEYNSKDSEIIDDIEEKNSYELSRIANIVDESAGADFVGFTDSDGTIIGSNINSDVSVSSLVKKISGSGNTYSIEKISTEMTEKISSGKISSVEGALAIVVSSPVYDGNNVVGYIVSIDVLNNDYTIVDSIKKATGDVATISLGKYRISTNLENNGQRVVGTAISDEIYNEVVNQKQDYYARTDVLGTPYLCGYAPLYDCQGNAVGMVFTGTPAAPFDDVVSKILSTIILIGLVGLIIAIIITLFSNKKITTPVDELKKGAEIFGKGNYDHVVSVKTGDELEELANSFNNMAKSIKEVNELMDQDKKELAVTIKDVADTMTAVAAGDFTARADENRKKNRLQKAINTAVSNVAGLIKELREEVDLLNIQVQKVEDELKSAEETATQVTEAATQVAEASSDQSAKLQEASDQLETTYEVAKEVYGAAEETVKAAEEIGENSEMGVKKVENAISRMQGITNVIDNLGKSIQELGEDGKKINEVTDLIKDIAEQTGLLALNASIEAARAGDAGKGFAVVASEIKALAEEIKKSVENINHTISGVHKRIGETMDLGLKGKDEVDKGVIAIDEVNDALLRIKESVDAAGAKINGIKKGAQSAADNTEGALKNAQDIASISEEFTATAEEVTASTEELNSIIEEIRGVAEEVTQVAERVTKKSSQFKI, from the coding sequence ATGAAATTGAGTACTAAAAAATTAAGTACTAAGCTACTTTTTTACTCGATATTAACTGTATTGATTCCCATACTAATTTTGGGCGTTATATCAACAAATACTGTAAAAGACAGCATGGAAGTACAGGGCCAAGATGCGATAGAAAAAGATCTTGGAATCTCTGAAGCAATGTTTGAAGAACATATTGAAAAATTAGAACTTTTTACTGAATATAACTCAAAAGATAGTGAAATTATTGATGATATTGAAGAAAAAAATTCTTATGAACTATCTAGAATTGCAAATATTGTTGATGAATCTGCAGGAGCAGATTTTGTCGGATTTACAGATTCCGATGGAACTATTATTGGATCTAACATTAATTCAGATGTTTCCGTTAGTTCTCTTGTTAAAAAAATTTCCGGATCTGGAAATACATATTCTATTGAAAAAATATCTACCGAAATGACAGAAAAAATTTCAAGTGGCAAGATATCTAGCGTTGAAGGTGCTCTTGCAATTGTTGTTTCTTCACCAGTTTACGATGGAAATAACGTTGTAGGATACATCGTGTCAATTGATGTACTAAATAATGATTACACTATAGTTGATAGCATTAAAAAAGCTACAGGAGATGTTGCAACGATTTCCCTTGGAAAATACAGAATATCCACAAACCTAGAAAATAATGGTCAAAGGGTTGTTGGAACTGCAATTTCTGACGAAATATATAATGAAGTAGTTAATCAAAAACAGGACTACTATGCTAGAACTGATGTTTTAGGAACGCCTTACCTTTGTGGATATGCTCCACTTTACGACTGCCAGGGTAATGCCGTTGGTATGGTATTTACCGGAACTCCTGCAGCTCCTTTTGATGACGTAGTATCCAAAATACTTTCAACGATCATTTTGATTGGTTTAGTAGGTCTAATAATTGCAATAATTATCACATTATTCAGCAATAAAAAAATTACAACACCGGTTGATGAACTTAAAAAAGGTGCAGAAATTTTCGGTAAAGGAAATTACGATCACGTCGTAAGTGTTAAAACTGGCGATGAATTAGAAGAATTGGCTAATTCATTTAATAACATGGCTAAAAGTATTAAAGAAGTCAATGAACTGATGGATCAAGACAAAAAAGAACTGGCGGTTACCATTAAGGACGTAGCTGACACGATGACTGCTGTTGCAGCTGGGGACTTCACCGCAAGAGCTGATGAAAATAGGAAAAAAAATAGATTACAAAAGGCGATTAACACTGCAGTTTCAAATGTTGCAGGCTTAATCAAAGAATTACGTGAAGAAGTTGATTTGTTAAATATCCAAGTTCAAAAAGTTGAAGATGAACTTAAAAGTGCAGAGGAAACTGCGACACAAGTAACAGAAGCTGCGACACAAGTTGCAGAAGCTTCAAGTGACCAGTCTGCAAAATTACAGGAAGCTTCAGACCAGCTTGAAACCACATATGAAGTTGCAAAAGAAGTATATGGTGCAGCAGAGGAAACTGTTAAGGCTGCAGAAGAAATCGGAGAAAACTCCGAAATGGGAGTTAAAAAGGTTGAAAATGCAATTTCAAGAATGCAAGGAATTACAAATGTAATTGATAATTTAGGAAAATCAATCCAAGAACTCGGTGAAGACGGTAAAAAAATTAACGAAGTTACCGATTTAATTAAAGACATTGCTGAACAGACCGGACTATTGGCATTGAACGCTTCAATTGAGGCTGCTCGTGCAGGAGATGCTGGAAAAGGGTTCGCAGTTGTTGCAAGCGAAATTAAAGCTCTTGCAGAAGAAATTAAAAAATCTGTTGAAAATATTAACCACACGATTAGTGGAGTCCACAAGCGAATCGGAGAAACGATGGACCTCGGATTAAAAGGAAAAGACGAAGTCGATAAAGGAGTAATTGCAATTGATGAAGTAAATGATGCTCTTTTAAGAATTAAAGAAAGTGTGGATGCCGCAGGCGCAAAAATAAATGGAATTAAAAAAGGTGCACAGAGTGCTGCAGACAATACCGAAGGCGCTTTGAAAAATGCGCAAGACATTGCATCAATTTCAGAAGAGTTTACTGCAACAGCAGAAGAAGTTACTGCGTCAACCGAGGAATTAAACTCAATTATTGAGGAAATCAGAGGGGTTGCAGAAGAAGTAACTCAGGTAGCTGAAAGAGTAACTAAAAAATCAAGTCAGTTTAAAATTTAA
- the hemA gene encoding glutamyl-tRNA reductase, whose translation MLVVKADYKKYPIPVLEKMRIDEDEFYKKYEACVVVQTCNRIEAYFDTEVNSNVDDILKDFQGFDILKGKNATFHFLKVSCGMDSMILGENQILGQIKTSFQKAREFKKTSRYLDSLFLKAIHVGQRARTETKINEGGVSIGSAAVELAEKNFGLTNRNVLLIGAGEIGTLVAKALVEKHIKAVIVANRTYERAETLAKELKGMAVHFDKLREAVNFSDVIICATSSPHYILEKEDLIDVGNKIIIDIANPRDVDDSVRELENIELYTIDDLRNISDKNLQRRIEEIPTVEKIIEEEYDVLMKQIEKINVEEVLKEFNTYIEEIRVKELEKAIKLSKSKDPEEIMENFSKAFAKRITHDFVSYSLNTSKEDLMNSAWWKNGK comes from the coding sequence ATGTTGGTTGTTAAAGCAGATTACAAAAAATATCCGATACCAGTTCTTGAAAAGATGCGAATTGACGAGGATGAATTTTATAAAAAATACGAGGCTTGCGTTGTAGTCCAAACCTGCAACAGGATTGAAGCGTATTTTGATACGGAAGTAAACTCAAACGTTGATGACATTTTAAAAGATTTTCAAGGGTTTGACATTTTAAAAGGAAAAAATGCAACATTTCATTTTTTAAAAGTGTCCTGTGGAATGGACTCGATGATACTTGGAGAAAACCAGATTTTAGGCCAAATAAAAACAAGTTTTCAAAAAGCACGTGAATTTAAAAAAACGAGCCGATATTTAGACAGTCTCTTCTTAAAAGCAATCCACGTCGGACAGCGTGCACGAACAGAAACTAAAATTAACGAAGGCGGAGTTTCAATTGGAAGTGCGGCAGTCGAACTTGCGGAAAAAAACTTCGGACTTACAAACAGGAATGTTTTACTAATCGGTGCGGGAGAAATTGGAACATTGGTTGCAAAAGCACTTGTAGAAAAGCATATTAAAGCCGTTATCGTTGCAAACCGAACTTACGAAAGAGCTGAAACGCTTGCAAAAGAATTAAAAGGAATGGCTGTTCATTTTGATAAATTAAGGGAAGCAGTTAATTTCAGTGATGTTATAATATGTGCTACATCATCACCCCATTACATATTGGAAAAAGAAGATTTAATTGACGTGGGAAATAAAATAATAATCGATATAGCAAATCCAAGAGACGTTGACGATTCGGTGCGGGAACTTGAAAATATTGAACTGTATACTATTGACGATTTAAGAAATATATCTGATAAAAATCTGCAAAGAAGAATTGAAGAGATACCGACTGTTGAAAAAATTATTGAAGAAGAATACGATGTTCTTATGAAACAGATTGAAAAAATCAATGTTGAAGAAGTTTTAAAGGAGTTTAATACATACATTGAAGAAATTAGGGTAAAAGAGCTTGAAAAAGCGATTAAACTTTCCAAAAGTAAAGATCCTGAAGAAATCATGGAAAATTTCTCAAAAGCTTTTGCAAAACGAATAACTCATGATTTTGTATCCTACTCATTGAATACTTCAAAAGAAGACCTTATGAACTCGGCATGGTGGAAAAATGGAAAATAA
- a CDS encoding bifunctional precorrin-2 dehydrogenase/sirohydrochlorin ferrochelatase: MIPVFLELKGFNVLIFGFGNVGKRRFEKFLDSCAKITVYSKSIAKKDISKYENARFFECDVSNLSDEELYSIIKNHDIIITAIDEKNNKRIVSIAKSINKFINSSTFEKESNLIVPAYCSVDGVSFAVYTGGKSPIVAREIRKNVEEYLKNSEFEISFQNKLRDFLKNEIEDQNERKKVLENVFSDEKFKKELLELIEKHR; encoded by the coding sequence ATGATTCCTGTTTTTTTAGAGTTGAAAGGATTTAATGTTTTAATTTTTGGATTTGGGAATGTTGGAAAAAGAAGATTTGAAAAATTCTTGGATAGTTGTGCAAAAATTACCGTTTATTCCAAAAGCATTGCGAAAAAGGATATCTCAAAATACGAAAATGCGAGATTTTTTGAATGCGATGTAAGTAATTTAAGTGATGAAGAACTATATTCAATAATAAAAAATCACGATATTATAATAACCGCGATCGACGAAAAAAACAATAAAAGGATTGTTTCAATTGCAAAAAGCATAAATAAATTCATAAACTCTTCAACTTTTGAAAAGGAATCAAATTTAATAGTTCCTGCATATTGCAGTGTTGATGGTGTTTCATTTGCAGTATACACTGGTGGAAAAAGCCCGATAGTTGCAAGAGAAATTCGCAAAAATGTTGAAGAATATTTAAAAAATTCTGAATTTGAAATCAGTTTTCAAAACAAACTCCGTGATTTTTTGAAAAATGAGATTGAAGATCAGAATGAAAGAAAAAAGGTTCTTGAAAACGTTTTTAGCGATGAAAAATTTAAAAAAGAACTTTTAGAACTTATTGAAAAACATAGGTGA